One genomic region from Reichenbachiella ulvae encodes:
- a CDS encoding acyl-CoA dehydrogenase, whose product MNFEFTEEQIAVKEAARELAQTDLLPGVIERDEKQEFPKEQIKKMGELGFMGMMVDPKYNGGGMDTVSYVLAMEEISKVDASCSVSMSVNNSLVCWGLEKYGTEEQKEKYLKPLAAGEIIGAFALSEPEAGSDATSQRTTAEDKGDYYLLNGTKNWITNGNSASVYIVIAQTDPEKKHRGINAIIVEKGQEGFTIGPKENKLGIRGSDTHSLMFSDVKVPKENRIGEDGFGFKFAMQVLNGGRIGIASQALGIASGALELSLAYAKERKAFGKPIADHQAIQFKLSKMATEIEAARLLVIQAALKKDSKQDFVKEAAMAKLFASQVAMDATVEAVQIHGGYGYVKEFHVERLMRDAKITQIYEGTSEIQNIVIARELLK is encoded by the coding sequence ATGAATTTCGAATTTACAGAAGAGCAAATAGCAGTAAAGGAAGCCGCTCGTGAACTGGCTCAGACCGACCTACTCCCAGGTGTAATTGAAAGAGACGAAAAACAGGAATTCCCAAAAGAGCAAATCAAAAAAATGGGAGAACTCGGTTTTATGGGTATGATGGTAGACCCCAAATACAATGGTGGAGGAATGGATACCGTATCATATGTCCTGGCCATGGAGGAGATATCCAAAGTAGATGCTTCCTGTTCGGTCTCCATGTCAGTCAACAACTCCCTCGTTTGTTGGGGGTTAGAAAAATATGGTACAGAAGAACAAAAAGAAAAATACCTGAAGCCCCTAGCTGCTGGTGAGATCATAGGTGCGTTTGCCCTATCAGAACCAGAGGCAGGTTCGGATGCAACTTCCCAGCGTACTACAGCAGAAGACAAAGGCGACTACTATCTACTAAACGGGACCAAAAACTGGATCACCAATGGCAACAGTGCTTCTGTTTATATCGTGATTGCACAAACTGACCCTGAAAAAAAACACAGAGGGATCAATGCCATAATCGTTGAAAAAGGCCAGGAAGGCTTTACCATCGGGCCAAAAGAAAATAAATTAGGCATTAGAGGGTCCGATACCCATTCATTGATGTTTTCTGATGTAAAGGTTCCCAAAGAAAACCGAATAGGAGAAGATGGCTTTGGTTTCAAGTTTGCCATGCAAGTATTGAATGGTGGTAGAATCGGAATTGCCTCTCAAGCTTTGGGTATCGCTTCTGGAGCATTAGAACTTTCATTAGCCTATGCGAAAGAAAGAAAAGCCTTTGGCAAACCGATAGCTGATCACCAGGCCATACAATTCAAACTCTCCAAAATGGCCACTGAGATAGAAGCAGCAAGGCTTTTAGTAATTCAGGCCGCCCTAAAGAAAGACAGTAAACAGGATTTTGTGAAGGAGGCTGCCATGGCCAAATTATTTGCATCACAGGTGGCCATGGACGCCACTGTAGAGGCAGTTCAAATCCACGGAGGCTATGGCTATGTGAAAGAATTTCACGTCGAAAGATTGATGCGAGATGCCAAAATCACACAGATCTATGAGGGCACCTCTGAGATTCAAAACATCGTAATAGCACGGGAATTATTGAAATAG
- a CDS encoding helix-turn-helix domain-containing protein — MEDYNKIIESLGVRFISAKNINILQPVTIENYYDVENVFIYVHKGHMSVGKEKELISEGEILFIPGGKMVSLTYGTGNPMSLSNDDFINNKEKFFQNNEKIGNVHETDNVTMINFEAKVFDTVNFFASLDIPPFTIRNNNKLITLAKEIVREIYSDSPGKGRIVKLQTEHVVIEIIRHILDQGLFVEQLATNSTYFKDPRLIDIFSYIKDNLNNDLSNKALANVANVSEDYVGQYFKMLTGINPQDYIEYQRMEMAVNMLRTTKKSIRDIGKEVGFKDTAYFCRRFKMMFGIPAGKMRRRESLMNV, encoded by the coding sequence GTGGAAGATTACAATAAAATCATAGAGTCGCTTGGTGTTAGATTTATTTCGGCTAAGAATATTAATATTTTACAGCCAGTCACTATAGAAAACTACTATGATGTAGAAAATGTATTCATCTACGTACACAAGGGGCATATGTCCGTTGGAAAAGAGAAAGAACTCATTTCTGAAGGTGAGATTCTCTTCATTCCGGGTGGTAAAATGGTATCGCTCACTTACGGTACTGGTAACCCGATGAGTCTATCCAACGATGACTTCATCAATAACAAAGAGAAGTTCTTTCAAAACAACGAAAAGATTGGCAATGTTCACGAAACAGACAACGTGACCATGATCAATTTCGAAGCGAAGGTGTTTGACACTGTTAACTTCTTTGCTTCTCTGGATATCCCTCCATTTACGATCAGAAACAACAATAAACTGATCACTCTGGCCAAAGAGATCGTTCGAGAAATCTACTCTGACTCACCAGGCAAAGGCAGAATCGTAAAGCTTCAGACCGAGCATGTAGTGATCGAAATCATTCGTCACATCCTTGATCAAGGACTATTCGTAGAGCAGTTGGCTACCAATTCTACCTATTTCAAAGATCCTAGATTGATAGATATTTTCTCTTATATCAAGGATAATTTGAACAATGACCTCTCGAACAAGGCACTGGCCAATGTAGCCAACGTGTCGGAGGATTATGTAGGTCAATATTTCAAAATGCTGACTGGAATCAATCCTCAGGACTACATCGAATACCAAAGAATGGAAATGGCTGTAAACATGCTGCGTACCACCAAGAAAAGTATTCGTGACATTGGCAAAGAGGTAGGCTTCAAAGACACCGCGTATTTCTGCCGTAGATTCAAAATGATGTTCGGTATACCTGCAGGAAAAATGAGACGCAGAGAATCACTGATGAACGTCTAG
- a CDS encoding geranylgeranylglyceryl/heptaprenylglyceryl phosphate synthase — MNLLSQLEERKNKNRKSLAVLIDPDKVEDASELLQFVRLCTENKVDYIFVGGSLITTDNFSKVIALIKTNTTIPVLIFPGNNIQIDSNADAILLLSLISGRNPDFLIGQHVLAAPILKKSNLEIIPMGYMLVNSGAPTSASYMSNTTPIPSDKPTIAACTAMAGEMLGLRTLYMDAGSGAEQPIPQKIIRKVARSVSLPLVIGGGLNSISRINMALEAGADLIVIGNALEKDQSLLIEATEKIHSLNASLDVHQ, encoded by the coding sequence ATGAACCTATTGAGTCAGCTAGAGGAAAGGAAGAATAAAAACAGGAAGTCTCTGGCTGTTTTGATCGATCCGGATAAGGTTGAGGATGCTTCTGAACTTCTCCAGTTTGTACGTCTTTGTACTGAAAACAAGGTCGATTATATCTTCGTGGGAGGGAGTTTGATTACTACGGATAATTTTTCCAAGGTGATTGCCCTGATCAAGACCAATACCACCATCCCAGTTCTGATTTTTCCGGGTAACAACATTCAGATTGATTCCAACGCAGATGCGATATTACTATTGTCTCTGATCTCAGGCAGAAATCCAGATTTTCTGATTGGACAGCATGTACTGGCGGCTCCTATTCTGAAAAAGAGTAATCTGGAAATCATTCCCATGGGCTATATGTTGGTTAATTCTGGAGCCCCCACATCGGCAAGCTATATGAGTAATACCACACCCATTCCTTCAGATAAACCGACAATTGCGGCATGCACGGCCATGGCAGGCGAGATGCTGGGGTTGAGGACGCTCTATATGGATGCGGGCAGTGGTGCAGAGCAGCCGATCCCACAAAAAATCATCCGAAAGGTAGCGCGGTCTGTCTCCTTACCTTTGGTTATTGGTGGAGGATTGAATTCTATTAGCCGCATCAATATGGCCCTGGAGGCAGGAGCAGACTTGATCGTAATAGGGAATGCATTAGAAAAAGACCAGAGCCTTCTGATCGAGGCAACTGAGAAGATTCATAGCTTAAACGCCTCTCTAGACGTTCATCAGTGA
- a CDS encoding phage holin family protein: MIDILKITKLKEALSDYVKVKLELFKIDMTEQISHVLAQVIAYIVILLIATLVILFVSMGMAFLINEQLESEYLGFLVVAATYLIVLLFVFYLLRSGKMKLFFEDKMLESIQKNKKEKSDEE; the protein is encoded by the coding sequence GTGATCGATATTCTAAAAATCACCAAGTTGAAAGAAGCACTTTCTGATTATGTGAAAGTGAAATTGGAGCTATTCAAAATAGACATGACTGAGCAAATCTCTCATGTTTTGGCTCAGGTGATCGCTTATATTGTGATTTTACTCATTGCCACTTTGGTCATCTTATTTGTGAGTATGGGCATGGCTTTTTTAATCAACGAACAGCTCGAAAGCGAATATTTGGGCTTCTTGGTGGTGGCGGCTACCTATCTAATAGTGCTTCTATTCGTGTTTTATTTATTACGGTCTGGAAAGATGAAATTGTTTTTTGAGGATAAGATGTTAGAGTCGATCCAGAAGAATAAAAAGGAAAAGTCAGATGAAGAGTAG
- a CDS encoding SLC13 family permease translates to MKPKKAISLLLGPLLFLVVLFALDLKGLSDEGRAVLAVTCWMGVWWMTEAIAIEATSLLPIVLFPMTGAVEMKAATFPYAHPLIFLFLGGFLIALAIEKHHLHTRIALNIIHKIGTNPARIILGFMIATGFLSMWISNTASTLMMVPIALSVISNLQSEKSFSKALLLSVAYSASIGGMATLVGTPPNIVFAGMVKDTFGVEISFFEWMMFGLPFSVCMIWLTWWLLTRFLFRLDQSASEDLGIKEKKEALGALSTNEKRVLAIFCFTAFCWISRTYLLNFFIPRLNDTMIAIAGGLLLFIVPDSDGKKLLSWSETKKLPWGVLLLFGGGLTIASAFVKTDLAQWIGDGMNSLEGMSLVLLIFVVAALVNFLTEFTSNVATASMVLPILAALALAVGIHPYYLMVAAILAASCAFMLPVATPPNAIVFGSKKLLMRDMIKTGVWLNFISILLIGLFVYFIMPMIWDLDMKDFTSSIGM, encoded by the coding sequence ATGAAACCAAAGAAAGCCATCAGTCTGTTGCTAGGACCCCTGCTGTTTTTAGTGGTCTTGTTCGCATTGGATCTGAAGGGGTTATCTGATGAGGGGCGAGCCGTTCTGGCTGTGACCTGCTGGATGGGAGTCTGGTGGATGACAGAGGCCATTGCCATAGAAGCCACCTCGCTGCTTCCGATTGTTTTGTTCCCTATGACGGGGGCTGTAGAGATGAAAGCAGCTACCTTTCCTTATGCACATCCTTTGATATTCCTGTTTCTTGGAGGTTTTTTGATTGCTTTGGCGATAGAGAAGCATCACTTGCATACCCGTATAGCGCTCAATATTATTCACAAGATAGGGACCAATCCTGCTCGGATTATTCTGGGTTTTATGATTGCGACAGGTTTTCTGTCCATGTGGATTTCTAATACCGCTTCCACGCTGATGATGGTGCCTATTGCACTGTCAGTTATTAGCAATTTGCAATCTGAAAAAAGCTTTTCGAAGGCGCTGCTGCTTTCTGTCGCCTATTCCGCTTCTATCGGAGGTATGGCAACTTTGGTGGGCACTCCGCCTAATATTGTTTTCGCTGGAATGGTCAAGGATACTTTCGGAGTAGAGATCAGTTTCTTCGAATGGATGATGTTTGGTTTGCCATTTTCGGTTTGCATGATATGGCTGACCTGGTGGTTGCTGACTCGATTTCTTTTTAGACTAGATCAGTCAGCCTCAGAGGATCTAGGTATCAAAGAGAAGAAGGAAGCCTTAGGCGCTCTGTCTACCAATGAGAAGCGTGTCTTGGCTATCTTTTGTTTCACAGCTTTTTGCTGGATCAGCAGGACCTATTTGCTCAATTTTTTCATTCCCCGTCTCAACGACACGATGATTGCCATTGCAGGAGGTCTGTTGCTTTTCATTGTTCCTGATTCGGATGGTAAAAAGCTATTGAGCTGGTCTGAAACAAAGAAGTTGCCCTGGGGTGTATTATTGTTGTTTGGTGGAGGATTGACGATCGCCAGCGCTTTTGTGAAAACGGATTTGGCCCAATGGATTGGTGATGGCATGAACAGTTTGGAAGGCATGTCTTTGGTGCTTTTGATTTTTGTAGTCGCTGCTCTGGTCAATTTCCTGACCGAGTTTACTTCCAATGTTGCCACTGCCAGTATGGTCTTACCCATTTTGGCTGCTTTGGCTCTTGCTGTAGGGATTCACCCCTATTACTTGATGGTAGCTGCTATATTGGCAGCCAGTTGCGCCTTTATGTTGCCAGTAGCCACTCCGCCCAATGCGATAGTTTTCGGCAGTAAAAAGCTCTTGATGAGAGATATGATTAAAACTGGCGTTTGGCTCAATTTCATTTCTATCCTTTTGATCGGTCTTTTCGTTTACTTTATTATGCCTATGATCTGGGATTTGGATATGAAAGATTTTACATCTAGTATAGGGATGTAA
- a CDS encoding M20 metallopeptidase family protein: MDLINKIKSLSKAYHEDTIANRRHLHAHPELSFEETETAKYVVDYLEKLGVKYKSGIAGNGIEAIVEGKNPEKKITALRGDMDALPIKEQSLKPYKSKNDGVMHACGHDVHTSSLMTCLRILHELRDEFEGTVKFIFQPGEEVFPGGASLMIKEGILKNPKPTSIFGQHVMPLIPVGKVGFRSGMYMASADEIYVTVRGKGGHGALPELCVDTVLIASHIIVALQQVVSRMASPKVPSVLTFGKVEAKGATNVIPDVVKIEGTFRTLDEKWRKEAHVKMKKLAEGLADSMGAQCDFNIQVGYPFLKNEPELTARARSAAEDYLGAENVVDLDVWMGAEDFSYYSQKADACFYRLGTRNEEKNIVSAVHTPTFDIDEDALELGPGLMAYIALNELSQ; this comes from the coding sequence ATGGATTTAATCAATAAGATAAAATCGCTCTCCAAAGCATATCATGAAGACACGATTGCCAATCGTAGACACCTTCATGCCCACCCGGAGCTTTCTTTTGAAGAAACCGAAACAGCCAAATATGTGGTTGACTATTTGGAGAAGTTAGGAGTGAAATACAAATCAGGTATTGCAGGCAATGGCATAGAGGCCATCGTGGAAGGCAAAAATCCTGAAAAGAAAATAACTGCACTAAGAGGTGACATGGATGCGCTGCCTATCAAGGAGCAAAGCCTGAAGCCCTATAAGTCAAAAAATGATGGCGTGATGCACGCCTGTGGTCACGATGTTCATACCTCTTCTTTGATGACCTGTCTGCGTATTTTGCATGAATTGCGCGACGAGTTTGAGGGGACTGTCAAGTTTATTTTTCAGCCTGGCGAGGAGGTGTTCCCCGGTGGAGCTTCCTTGATGATTAAGGAAGGGATACTCAAGAATCCTAAGCCTACTTCCATTTTTGGGCAGCACGTGATGCCATTGATTCCAGTGGGTAAGGTGGGTTTTCGCTCTGGCATGTACATGGCCAGTGCAGACGAAATCTATGTGACGGTACGAGGAAAGGGAGGTCATGGTGCTTTGCCAGAGCTTTGCGTAGACACTGTGTTGATAGCTTCACATATCATCGTCGCATTGCAGCAAGTAGTGAGCCGTATGGCCAGCCCAAAAGTACCTAGCGTACTGACCTTTGGAAAGGTAGAGGCCAAAGGAGCTACCAATGTGATTCCTGATGTAGTGAAGATCGAAGGGACCTTCCGCACACTAGACGAAAAGTGGAGAAAAGAAGCGCATGTCAAAATGAAGAAGTTGGCAGAAGGCCTGGCAGATTCTATGGGTGCGCAGTGCGACTTCAATATTCAGGTAGGTTATCCATTCTTAAAAAATGAACCTGAGCTAACAGCCAGAGCCAGATCTGCAGCTGAAGATTATCTGGGAGCTGAAAACGTAGTAGACCTAGATGTATGGATGGGTGCAGAAGACTTTTCCTACTATTCTCAAAAAGCAGATGCCTGTTTCTACCGCTTGGGTACTCGAAACGAAGAAAAAAACATTGTTTCGGCGGTACATACCCCTACTTTTGACATAGATGAGGACGCATTAGAGCTAGGTCCGGGATTGATGGCTTATATTGCCCTCAACGAACTCTCACAATGA
- a CDS encoding SPOR domain-containing protein → MKNYSFNPLTVFPIITVAALLQFCAPTASTSTSSSSYSEDLSVYRKSYDEEPEEESTEEESAVVVPKVDVEPTHDISAELDSVTNLLLESKKDVHYVDGFSIQIYSGNDRDKANDYKSKAYELLETQSPRVIYEQPNYKVRVGEYYTKLEANKDFNLLKNNFSRAVLIPSKIRISD, encoded by the coding sequence TTGAAAAACTATTCATTTAATCCCCTTACAGTGTTCCCTATCATTACCGTAGCAGCTTTGCTTCAGTTTTGTGCACCTACTGCATCCACATCTACCAGCAGTAGCAGCTATAGCGAAGACCTGTCTGTCTACAGAAAGTCTTATGATGAGGAACCAGAAGAGGAAAGCACAGAGGAGGAGTCAGCAGTAGTGGTGCCCAAGGTAGATGTGGAGCCCACTCACGACATCAGCGCAGAGCTGGATAGCGTGACCAACCTTCTTTTGGAATCCAAAAAGGATGTGCATTATGTGGATGGTTTTTCAATTCAGATCTACAGCGGCAATGACAGAGACAAAGCCAATGACTACAAAAGTAAGGCTTACGAGCTGTTGGAAACCCAAAGCCCTCGTGTGATCTACGAACAGCCCAACTACAAAGTACGAGTGGGCGAGTACTACACCAAGCTAGAGGCCAATAAAGATTTCAACCTTCTCAAGAACAACTTCTCCCGAGCCGTACTCATCCCTTCAAAAATTAGAATTAGTGACTGA
- the secA gene encoding preprotein translocase subunit SecA has protein sequence MLNLLTKGIAKVFGTKADRDLKELLPYVDLINAEYKKLASLSDDELRGKTQELKSRIAAYLKDIDDKIAAHHAEVEANPDMDLHEKEAVFAKIDKLTKDRDQELEKVLMDILPEAFAVVKDTARRLTENEKLVVKATMEDKAMAAKKPHVEIDGDTAIWHNKWNASGVEVVWKMVHYDVQLIGGVVLHQGKIAEMMTGEGKTLVATLPAFLNGLSGQGVHVITVNDYLAKRDSEWNAPLFEFHGLTVDCIDKYQANSPERRRAYGCDIVYGTNNEFGFDYLRDNMARHPDELVQRKHHFAMVDEVDSVLIDDARTPLIISGPIPKGDEHEFYELKPRVAKLVEAQRKEVSNFLNEAKKKIAAGDENEGGLALFRAFRGLPKYKPLIKYLSETGIRQILQKTENIYLADNQKLMPEADEPLYFTIDEKTNGIELTDKGIDLITGSGEDPDFFILPDIGTEIARLENDSSLSESDMLHQKESLVRDYSAKAQRIHSVNQLLKAYSLFEKDTEYIVVDGKVQIVDEQTGRVMEGRRYSDGLHQAIEAKENVKVEDATQTYATVTLQNYFRMYHKLAGMTGTAETEAGEFFEIYKLDVIVIPTNRPIQRDDKEDMVFKTMREKFNAVADEIVNLTKQGRPVLVGTTSVEISELVSRMLKMKGIEHQVLNAKQHAREADVVAKAGQPGTVTIATNMAGRGTDIKLTKESMEAGGLAIIGTERHESRRVDRQLRGRSGRQGDVGSSQFFVSLEDNLMRLFGSERIAKIMDRLGLEEGEVIQHSMITKSIERAQRKVEENNFATRKHLLEYDDVMNSQREVIYSRRKNALFGERLGLDILNMMYDTTEELVSGAKGMNDYESFKLNCISTLGLDTKISEEDFLGKAEGQLVEDVFAETIESYRTKNKSLAERTMPVMKNILTTRGATFKDIQVPFTDGQKQINVVANLEKTVETEGKELIKQMEKLIALAIIDQSWKEHLREMDDLKQSVRMAVHEQKDPLLVYKFESFNMFKQFLSRVNEDTVSFLTKAEIPVQDPEEVQEARRQRAAQNYKESKEETGSALGGGGQANANRTAPVEKTAPIKSDKVYGRNDRVSVQYADGTVKKDVKYKSVEADVASNNCVIIEN, from the coding sequence AGCGAAAGTATTCGGAACGAAAGCAGACAGGGATTTGAAAGAGCTGTTGCCTTATGTAGATCTGATCAATGCAGAATATAAAAAGCTCGCTAGCCTGTCGGACGACGAGCTCAGAGGAAAGACACAGGAGCTGAAAAGCCGAATCGCTGCTTACCTCAAGGATATAGATGACAAAATCGCTGCGCATCACGCCGAAGTAGAAGCCAATCCAGACATGGACCTTCACGAGAAGGAAGCGGTATTTGCCAAAATAGATAAGCTGACCAAGGACAGAGACCAGGAGCTCGAAAAAGTGCTCATGGACATCCTACCAGAGGCCTTTGCAGTAGTGAAGGACACAGCGCGTCGTTTGACTGAAAACGAAAAGCTAGTCGTGAAGGCCACTATGGAAGACAAAGCCATGGCCGCCAAGAAGCCACACGTCGAGATCGACGGAGATACTGCCATCTGGCACAACAAGTGGAACGCCTCGGGTGTTGAGGTCGTCTGGAAGATGGTACACTACGACGTGCAGCTGATCGGGGGTGTGGTACTGCACCAGGGTAAGATCGCCGAGATGATGACTGGTGAAGGTAAAACCCTTGTGGCGACTCTACCTGCCTTCCTCAACGGTCTGTCGGGACAGGGTGTACACGTGATTACGGTCAACGACTACCTGGCTAAAAGGGATAGTGAGTGGAATGCACCACTTTTCGAATTCCACGGCTTGACAGTAGACTGTATCGATAAGTATCAGGCCAACTCTCCAGAGAGAAGAAGAGCCTACGGTTGCGATATCGTATATGGTACGAATAACGAGTTTGGTTTTGACTACCTGCGTGACAATATGGCGCGTCACCCAGACGAGCTGGTACAGCGCAAGCACCACTTTGCCATGGTCGATGAGGTCGATTCCGTATTGATCGATGATGCCCGTACCCCGTTGATTATTTCTGGTCCGATCCCTAAAGGTGACGAGCACGAATTCTACGAACTGAAACCAAGAGTGGCCAAGCTGGTAGAGGCACAGCGCAAGGAGGTATCTAACTTCCTGAATGAAGCCAAAAAGAAAATAGCTGCAGGAGACGAAAACGAAGGTGGACTGGCACTGTTCAGAGCCTTTAGAGGTTTGCCTAAATACAAGCCTTTGATCAAATACCTATCCGAAACGGGTATTCGTCAGATCCTGCAAAAGACAGAAAATATATACCTGGCCGACAACCAAAAGTTGATGCCAGAGGCCGACGAGCCACTATACTTTACCATCGACGAAAAGACCAATGGTATCGAGTTGACTGATAAGGGGATCGACCTGATCACGGGTTCGGGTGAGGATCCGGATTTCTTTATCCTCCCGGATATCGGAACAGAGATCGCACGCCTCGAAAACGATAGCAGCTTGTCAGAGAGTGATATGCTGCATCAGAAAGAGTCATTGGTGAGAGACTACTCAGCCAAAGCCCAGCGCATCCACTCTGTCAACCAATTGTTGAAGGCCTACTCACTGTTCGAGAAAGATACGGAATACATCGTAGTAGATGGCAAGGTGCAGATCGTAGATGAGCAGACGGGTCGTGTGATGGAAGGTCGCCGATACAGCGACGGACTACACCAGGCGATAGAGGCCAAAGAAAATGTGAAAGTAGAGGATGCGACGCAGACTTATGCGACTGTGACTCTGCAGAACTACTTCCGTATGTATCACAAGCTGGCGGGTATGACCGGTACAGCGGAGACCGAAGCGGGCGAATTTTTCGAGATCTACAAGCTCGATGTGATCGTGATCCCGACTAACCGTCCGATCCAACGTGACGACAAGGAAGACATGGTTTTCAAAACCATGAGAGAGAAATTCAATGCAGTAGCTGATGAGATTGTGAACCTGACCAAACAGGGTAGACCTGTGCTGGTAGGTACTACCTCGGTAGAGATCTCTGAGCTGGTGAGTAGGATGCTGAAAATGAAAGGCATCGAGCATCAGGTACTGAACGCCAAGCAGCATGCGCGCGAGGCAGACGTGGTAGCCAAGGCAGGACAGCCAGGTACGGTGACCATCGCTACCAACATGGCGGGTCGTGGTACGGATATTAAGCTGACCAAAGAATCGATGGAAGCGGGTGGTCTCGCCATCATCGGTACGGAGCGTCACGAATCCAGACGTGTCGACAGACAGTTGAGAGGTCGATCAGGTCGTCAGGGTGATGTGGGTTCTTCGCAGTTCTTCGTGTCATTGGAGGATAACCTGATGCGTCTATTTGGATCGGAAAGAATCGCCAAGATCATGGACCGTCTGGGACTGGAAGAAGGCGAGGTGATCCAGCACAGCATGATTACCAAATCCATCGAGAGAGCACAGCGCAAGGTAGAGGAAAACAACTTTGCGACTCGTAAGCACCTGCTGGAGTACGATGATGTGATGAACTCGCAACGTGAGGTGATCTACTCGAGAAGAAAGAATGCCCTATTCGGTGAGCGTCTCGGTCTGGATATACTCAACATGATGTATGATACTACGGAGGAGCTCGTGTCTGGCGCCAAGGGTATGAATGATTATGAAAGTTTCAAGCTGAACTGTATCAGTACGCTTGGCCTGGATACTAAGATTTCTGAAGAAGATTTCTTAGGCAAGGCAGAGGGGCAGTTGGTAGAGGATGTATTTGCTGAGACGATCGAATCTTACAGAACGAAAAACAAATCATTGGCTGAGCGAACCATGCCGGTGATGAAGAATATACTCACCACGCGTGGAGCTACTTTCAAGGATATTCAGGTGCCATTTACCGATGGTCAGAAGCAGATCAATGTAGTAGCCAACCTGGAGAAGACAGTAGAGACAGAAGGCAAGGAGCTGATCAAGCAAATGGAGAAATTGATTGCACTGGCGATCATCGACCAGAGCTGGAAAGAGCACCTGCGCGAAATGGATGACTTGAAGCAGTCCGTTCGAATGGCGGTTCACGAGCAGAAGGATCCATTGTTGGTCTACAAGTTCGAGTCTTTCAACATGTTCAAGCAGTTCTTGTCTAGAGTCAATGAGGATACCGTTTCCTTCCTGACTAAAGCAGAGATCCCCGTTCAGGATCCTGAAGAAGTACAAGAGGCGAGACGTCAGCGTGCCGCTCAGAACTACAAAGAGAGTAAAGAGGAAACAGGTTCTGCTCTAGGTGGAGGTGGTCAGGCCAATGCCAACCGAACTGCTCCGGTAGAAAAGACCGCTCCTATCAAGTCGGACAAAGTATATGGTCGAAACGATCGCGTGAGCGTACAGTATGCAGACGGTACAGTCAAGAAAGACGTGAAATACAAGAGTGTCGAGGCAGATGTGGCTAGTAACAATTGCGTGATCATAGAGAATTAA